The genomic window CGAAGACCAAAGCCAAAACTACGGAATTAATGGTGTGTCCCGCAGCCATAATCCAGTCTTCCATCCCTCTGAATAAACCCCATATCTTTATAAGCTCTATATATCCCCTGTATGTACCGAAGAGTCCGAGGAAACCGTCAAGCATAAGGTCAACTCCGAGCATAACGTAGCCTGCGACTAAACTGGCAAATATGTAGCTCGGGAAGTTCACCCCTTTCACGATACTATTCAAGGTATTTCTTTACCTCCTGCTGGAGCGAGATAGGAAGACCCAACTTTCTGAGTCTTTCTTCATCCGCCCTGATAAATTCATAGAGGTTGTCAAAGTTCCTGTAAATTATCTTTCGTCTCGTTTCACCTACACCCTTTACCTTGGAAAGAACGTCTTCCAGAGCTCTCTTTGTCCTAAGCTTTTTGTTGTAAGAGAGGGCGAACCTGTGAGCTTCGTCTCTTATGAGACCAAACACTCTGTAAAGTATGGGTTCTTCCTTGAGTTTGAGTTGTTTCCCGTCTTCGGTAAGAAGTATCTCTTCCTCCTTTGCTATGGAAAAGACTTTAATAGGCAGGTTAAATAGGTCTCTTACCTGAATTGCAACGTTCATCTGTCCTTTGCCTCCGTCTATGAGCCACAGGTCAGGCATAGGCTCCCTTTTCTCTTTGAGCCTCCTTGCCCTTCTGGTAAGTACCTCTCTGAGGGCACCGTAGTCGTCTATCTGGGACAGGCTCTTTACTCTGTACCTCCTATACCTCTTTTTGTTTATCCTCCCCTCTTCCCATATTACACAGCTTCCTACCGTATCTTCTCCATAGAAGTGGGATATATCAAACCCCTCTATTATCCTTGGAAGTTGGATTCCTAACTTACCGGAAAACTCCTCCTCCAGAAGTTCAAGGTTTATACTCTCTTTGACGTTTTCCTCTGCGAGATTTACCAGCTCCAGAGGTACTTCCTGCAAGAACTCCACCTTGTGTTTTGCCCTTTCCCTAATCCACCTTTTGGCTTCCTCGGATAGTTTGAAGTTCCCAAGGATGGTTTCAGGAACGAAGTTTGAGTAGTAATACCCAAGTATGAATTCTTCAAAATCTGTTTCCCTGTCAAGGTCGTAAATCTCTTTGCTTATCAGCTTACCCCCCCTTATCAGGAACAAACCTACCCTTCTGCCAAGCGTGTAAAAGAGATCCGCACAGTTGTAAGGAAGTCCTGTAACGCTCTGACCCCTGGTTATATTTTCAAGAGCCCTTATCTGGTCCCTTATGTGGGCGCACTTTTCAAAAAGCATCTCTTTCGCAAAGTCTTCAACCTTTTCGTACAGCTTCGGAAGTATATCTGCCACCTCTCCCGAGAGTAGAGCCTTGCTTCCCTCAACGCTCAGTTCGTATTCTTCCCTGGTAACAAACCCTGTGCAGGGGGCGGAGCAGAGTCCGAGGTGGTAGTCCATACAAGGTTCTGTCCTTTTAGGCAGAGGGTCACAGGTTCTTAGCTTAAAGAGTTTATGGATTAATTTCTTGACCTTATAAGCCTTGCTCGCCTGCAGGAATGGTCCGTACAACATACCCTTGTGCTGGGTACCCCTTACGACTTTTATAGTCGGATAGGGTTCCTCCGTTAAGAGGAGCATAGGATAACCGCCTCCGTATTTGTGTAGTATGTTGTATTTGGGCTTGTGGGATTGTATGAGGTCAACCTCAAGAACCAGGGCTTCAAACTCATTCCTGGTTATTATCCATTCTAAACTCACCGAATCTCTAAATATCGCAAATTCCTTAGTGTCGGTTTCAGAGAGTTTAAGATGTTGCTGGAGCCTCTTCTTTATGTTCTTCGCCTTTCCTATGTAAGTTGGTTTCCTTTTGCCTTTGAATATATACACGCCCGGTTTCTCGGGAGCTTTTGATACAACCTCTGTCCAGTTCATCTTAAAGAAATATAATTTCCTTAAGGGAGTGTATGAAGTACAAAGAAGCTTGGATAATCTTAGCCTTTATTATAATCCTTACGGCGATAATAATTCCCATTCCAGCTTTTCTTCTTGATATACTTCTTGCAACCAGCATAACCTTTTCCCTTGCCGTTCTGGTGCTTACATTCTTTGTTAAGACTCCCCTTGAGCTCAGCTCCTTCCCAACGATACTTCTTATGGGTACGCTCCTCAGACTTTCCCTTAACATAGCTGCGGCAAGGAGAATACTCCTTTACGGACACGAAGGCACCGATGCGGCAGGACACATAATAGAGGGTTTCGGAAAGTTTGTGGTCGGTGGGGACGTGGTAGTTGGACTGATCGTGTTTCTCATATTCATAGTCATAAACTTTATAGTTATAACCAGGGGTGCGGAGAGGATATCCGAAGTGTCTGCAAGATTTACCCTTGACGCTATGCCTGGAAAGCAGATGAGCATAGATGCGGATTTGAATGCAGGTCTTATAACGGAGGAGGAAGCAAAGAACAGGAGGGCACAGCTTGAAAGGGAAGCATCCTTTTACGGTGCTATGGACGGAGCAAGCAAGTTCATAAGAGGGGACGCTATCGCTGCACTTCTCATACTCTTCCTTAGCCTTATAGGGGGTCTCATAGTCGGGCTTGTCTTCAGGGGAATGGCTTTTATGGATGCACTGCAAACTTACACCTTGCTTACGGTGGGAGAAGGTCTCGCTTCCCAGATACCCTCTCTTATACTTTCAACCTCTGCAGGTTTGATAACCACCAAAAGTTCCTCCTCTGATGAAGTAGGGGCAGTTATAGCTGAGGAGTTTTCAAAAGAACCGAGAGCCCTTCTCTTTTCCTCTGCACTCCTGGTCTTTATAGGTCTACTGCCGGGACTTCCGAAGATACCCTTCTTCTTTATGGCGGGTGTTCTTGGGGGACTTTACTACGCTCTGAGTAGGAGTTTAAAGGAGAAACAGATTAAAGAGCTTGAAAAGCTCGTTGAAGAGCAGAAAAAGGAAGAATCAAAAAAGAGAGAAACCGAAGAAGAGTTTATACCTCAACCCGACCCTATAACAATGGAGGTGGGTTACGGTCTTATCCCCTATGTAGACGAGAGCCAAGGTGGGGATGTACCACAGAGAATCAGGACTATGAGGAGGCAGATAGCTCAGGAATACGGTGTAATAGTCCCTCTGGTGCACATAAGAGATAACCTCAAGCTCCAGCCAAATCAGTACCGGATACTCATCAAAGGGATTGAATCCGACTCCTATGAGATAATGCCAGGATACTCGCTGGCTGTTGATCTTGGTACTACCAGAGGTAAGGTTGAGGGTATAGAGACGAAAGAGCCAGCCTTTGGTATGAGAGCCTTCTGGATTCCTGAAGACAAGAAGGATGAAGCCCAGAGGAAAGGCTATATGGTGGTTGACATAAGTACTGCGATAATTACGCACCTGTCCGAGGTTATAAAGAGAAATCTCCATGAGCTTCTCGGAAGGAATGAAGTCATTGAGCTTATTGATAGGCTCGCAAAGAAGTATCCTAAGGTAGTTCAGGAAATAGTCCCAGAACACGTTCCCATATCCGTGGTGCATAGAGTTCTTCAGAACCTTTTGAGGGAAGGTATACCTGTCAACGACCTTTTGACCATACTTGAAACACTTGCTGACTACATAGACCAAACCAGAGACCCGGATATACTGACGGAATATGTCAGGCAGAATCTGTCCAAGAAGATAACACGTATGTA from Hydrogenivirga caldilitoris includes these protein-coding regions:
- the uvrC gene encoding excinuclease ABC subunit UvrC, which produces MNWTEVVSKAPEKPGVYIFKGKRKPTYIGKAKNIKKRLQQHLKLSETDTKEFAIFRDSVSLEWIITRNEFEALVLEVDLIQSHKPKYNILHKYGGGYPMLLLTEEPYPTIKVVRGTQHKGMLYGPFLQASKAYKVKKLIHKLFKLRTCDPLPKRTEPCMDYHLGLCSAPCTGFVTREEYELSVEGSKALLSGEVADILPKLYEKVEDFAKEMLFEKCAHIRDQIRALENITRGQSVTGLPYNCADLFYTLGRRVGLFLIRGGKLISKEIYDLDRETDFEEFILGYYYSNFVPETILGNFKLSEEAKRWIRERAKHKVEFLQEVPLELVNLAEENVKESINLELLEEEFSGKLGIQLPRIIEGFDISHFYGEDTVGSCVIWEEGRINKKRYRRYRVKSLSQIDDYGALREVLTRRARRLKEKREPMPDLWLIDGGKGQMNVAIQVRDLFNLPIKVFSIAKEEEILLTEDGKQLKLKEEPILYRVFGLIRDEAHRFALSYNKKLRTKRALEDVLSKVKGVGETRRKIIYRNFDNLYEFIRADEERLRKLGLPISLQQEVKKYLE
- the flhA gene encoding flagellar biosynthesis protein FlhA; protein product: MKYKEAWIILAFIIILTAIIIPIPAFLLDILLATSITFSLAVLVLTFFVKTPLELSSFPTILLMGTLLRLSLNIAAARRILLYGHEGTDAAGHIIEGFGKFVVGGDVVVGLIVFLIFIVINFIVITRGAERISEVSARFTLDAMPGKQMSIDADLNAGLITEEEAKNRRAQLEREASFYGAMDGASKFIRGDAIAALLILFLSLIGGLIVGLVFRGMAFMDALQTYTLLTVGEGLASQIPSLILSTSAGLITTKSSSSDEVGAVIAEEFSKEPRALLFSSALLVFIGLLPGLPKIPFFFMAGVLGGLYYALSRSLKEKQIKELEKLVEEQKKEESKKRETEEEFIPQPDPITMEVGYGLIPYVDESQGGDVPQRIRTMRRQIAQEYGVIVPLVHIRDNLKLQPNQYRILIKGIESDSYEIMPGYSLAVDLGTTRGKVEGIETKEPAFGMRAFWIPEDKKDEAQRKGYMVVDISTAIITHLSEVIKRNLHELLGRNEVIELIDRLAKKYPKVVQEIVPEHVPISVVHRVLQNLLREGIPVNDLLTILETLADYIDQTRDPDILTEYVRQNLSKKITRMYMTDGVLYALALSPKVEAKLIHMINEGREDEFIDLVLNKLYRKMTKEIEKFVQFQAQPVLLTSANLRRYVRKTLEPYLPQLAVLSYNELEKQVNMKILGLIDED